Proteins co-encoded in one Leptospira yasudae genomic window:
- a CDS encoding PP2C family protein-serine/threonine phosphatase, with protein MKLSEYIKSYFQRVGWLLPSVNLISVGIAVALIQNSPFSPKEKILLYFATIGVLYLVNYVSFIFFLTKKILPGEEVRGKMMKRYRKGDDRMQSYLFPLPIQDENYEIYGRTLTYNPIGGDFYNFLTDPQGNYWIGIGDSVGHGYLAGLFSMMIFQKMSLFVRSDSTPYETIERINEDLLKRTQLNPTINQSLYATFLLIKADQQGNVQHSGLHPSFVVYSKSSGTNRIVETDGKFISTTMNSSLKSGPETSGFRLESGDIVFCFTDGLYEQKNNGNHYFGEGLFRFLEDVPKNDLRKIADSLFAEILKHTGGRIQDDMTILMIRKK; from the coding sequence ATGAAGTTATCCGAATATATCAAAAGCTATTTTCAAAGAGTCGGATGGCTTCTCCCGAGCGTAAATCTGATTTCCGTAGGAATCGCCGTCGCTCTGATCCAGAATTCCCCCTTTTCCCCCAAGGAAAAAATCCTGCTCTATTTCGCGACGATCGGCGTTCTCTATTTAGTAAATTATGTTTCTTTCATATTCTTTCTGACAAAGAAGATTCTTCCGGGCGAGGAAGTCCGCGGAAAAATGATGAAACGTTACCGCAAAGGCGACGATCGGATGCAGAGTTATCTGTTTCCCCTTCCGATCCAGGACGAAAACTACGAGATTTACGGCCGAACGCTCACCTACAATCCGATCGGTGGGGATTTCTATAATTTTTTGACCGATCCTCAGGGAAATTATTGGATCGGGATCGGCGATTCCGTCGGCCACGGTTATCTTGCCGGACTTTTCAGCATGATGATCTTTCAAAAAATGTCCCTGTTCGTTCGAAGCGATTCGACTCCGTACGAAACCATAGAAAGAATCAACGAAGACCTTCTCAAACGAACCCAGTTAAATCCCACGATCAATCAGAGTTTATACGCGACCTTTCTTCTCATCAAAGCGGATCAACAAGGAAACGTACAACATTCCGGTTTGCATCCGAGCTTTGTCGTTTACAGCAAATCCTCCGGAACCAATCGAATCGTGGAAACGGACGGAAAGTTTATCTCTACGACCATGAACTCAAGTTTGAAAAGCGGTCCCGAAACGAGCGGTTTTCGATTGGAATCGGGAGACATCGTATTTTGCTTTACAGACGGGCTCTACGAACAAAAGAATAACGGGAACCATTATTTCGGAGAAGGTCTGTTTCGTTTTTTGGAGGATGTTCCCAAAAACGATCTGCGTAAAATCGCGGACAGTCTGTTCGCCGAAATTCTAAAACATACGGGGGGAAGAATTCAGGACGACATGACCATCCTCATGATTCGTAAAAAGTGA
- a CDS encoding MBOAT family O-acyltransferase, with protein MLFNSLPFLFLFLVTYLIYWNVNGPSKKKVLLVSSIVFYGYSHIAFLVHFLLVIGVNYYFSLKLWEKKEKGESTSSLLKWVIILNAVNLAFFKYYYFVMDSLSSITGMELWQKLGTSVEILLPLAISFYTFQLIALQVDIHRGLIPQRITGNDYFLFILFFPQLIAGPIMRSTDFLPKLDHPEIDKNRMIQGIFLLIFGLFKKSVLADSIAGIITPLYGEPGQYHAASIYIAMFGFACQVYCDFSGYTDIARGSAFLLGYDIPENFRGPFLSFSFREFWGRWHVTLSTWLRDYIYIPLGGSRKGEFRSQWNMFLTMCLGGLWHGANIAFVLWGAYLGLILALERFLEPRPAPGAANVAPSKTARIVRTFITVNLFAFSGLFFRGGSAGKNAVPFMLDLLSGYKNIFTGKILPRWEELLLFILLTLGLNVFQYFPQALEKVEKRWMVLIPVLSVILLLLLGVFGDGGGEFIYFQF; from the coding sequence ATGTTATTCAATTCGTTACCCTTTCTCTTTTTATTTCTAGTGACGTATCTGATCTATTGGAACGTAAACGGACCTTCTAAAAAGAAGGTCCTTCTCGTTTCTTCGATCGTATTTTACGGCTATTCTCATATCGCCTTTTTGGTTCACTTTCTTCTCGTAATCGGAGTCAACTACTACTTCTCCCTCAAACTCTGGGAAAAAAAGGAAAAGGGAGAATCCACAAGCTCTCTTCTGAAATGGGTGATCATATTGAACGCCGTCAACCTCGCGTTCTTTAAATATTACTATTTCGTAATGGACTCCTTGAGTTCGATCACGGGTATGGAACTCTGGCAAAAACTCGGAACTTCCGTCGAGATTCTGCTCCCGCTTGCGATCAGTTTTTATACGTTTCAGTTGATCGCTCTTCAAGTGGACATCCATCGTGGATTGATTCCGCAAAGAATCACCGGAAACGACTACTTTCTTTTTATTCTCTTTTTCCCTCAATTGATCGCCGGACCGATCATGAGATCCACGGACTTTTTGCCGAAACTCGATCATCCGGAAATCGATAAAAACAGAATGATCCAAGGGATCTTTTTGCTGATCTTCGGTTTGTTTAAAAAATCCGTTCTCGCGGATTCGATCGCGGGAATCATCACTCCTCTATACGGAGAACCCGGTCAATACCACGCCGCTTCGATTTATATCGCGATGTTCGGGTTCGCTTGTCAGGTTTATTGCGACTTTTCCGGTTATACGGACATCGCCCGCGGTTCCGCATTCTTGCTCGGCTACGATATTCCGGAAAACTTCCGAGGACCGTTCCTATCCTTTTCTTTCCGAGAATTCTGGGGACGGTGGCACGTAACGTTGTCCACTTGGCTTCGAGATTATATCTACATCCCGCTTGGAGGGAGCAGAAAGGGAGAATTCAGATCTCAGTGGAACATGTTTCTTACGATGTGTTTGGGCGGTCTCTGGCACGGAGCGAACATCGCCTTCGTTCTATGGGGAGCCTATCTCGGTCTGATTCTCGCCTTGGAACGTTTTTTAGAACCGAGACCGGCGCCCGGAGCGGCTAACGTTGCCCCGTCGAAAACGGCTCGAATCGTGCGAACCTTTATCACCGTGAATTTATTCGCGTTTTCCGGTTTGTTCTTCCGCGGAGGTTCCGCAGGGAAGAACGCGGTTCCGTTTATGCTCGATCTATTGAGCGGTTACAAGAATATCTTTACCGGAAAAATCCTGCCTCGTTGGGAGGAACTTCTGCTCTTCATTCTCCTGACCCTGGGTTTGAACGTATTTCAATACTTTCCGCAGGCTTTGGAAAAAGTCGAAAAACGTTGGATGGTTCTCATTCCGGTTCTCAGCGTCATTCTGCTCTTGCTTTTGGGAGTATTCGGAGACGGCGGCGGAGAATTTATTTATTTTCAGTTTTAG
- the sppA gene encoding signal peptide peptidase SppA: MKHSILTWTTSVFLSLVLTNCYIPINTSLGGPAKSPELREKLLSGRQEDKILIVPIDGVISDKGEKTFFGGQEDSILAGVKKQLELAELDPEIKAVILKINSPGGSVTASDILYREILQFKTKKKIPVVALFMDTAASGAYYISMAADLVIAHPTSVTGSIGVILSGINVKEGLDKLGIKDQSIRSGGNKTIGSPLEDLSPEQRKLLQSIVDDLYEKFFEVVKTGRPGKNASELRKIADGRIFTASQALHHGLIDKIGYFDNAVQETMSLPNYKKSPGNTNPRIIYYSQSTDKRANFYQVQSPELRPDSPISKILGTGRQVRFLYLWSY; this comes from the coding sequence TTGAAACACTCGATTCTAACTTGGACAACTTCCGTATTCTTGAGTTTGGTTCTTACAAACTGCTACATTCCCATCAATACCAGTCTGGGCGGACCCGCAAAGTCTCCGGAATTAAGAGAAAAGCTTCTCTCCGGTAGACAAGAAGACAAGATTCTGATCGTGCCGATCGACGGCGTGATCAGCGACAAAGGCGAAAAGACCTTCTTCGGCGGCCAAGAAGATTCGATCTTGGCGGGTGTCAAAAAACAACTCGAACTCGCGGAACTCGATCCCGAAATCAAAGCGGTCATCTTAAAGATCAATTCTCCCGGAGGCTCCGTTACCGCGAGCGACATTCTCTACAGAGAAATTCTTCAGTTCAAAACCAAAAAGAAAATTCCCGTAGTCGCCCTCTTTATGGATACGGCCGCAAGCGGAGCGTATTATATTTCCATGGCCGCCGATCTCGTGATCGCGCACCCTACTTCCGTAACCGGTTCGATCGGAGTCATTCTTTCCGGAATCAACGTAAAAGAAGGTTTGGACAAACTCGGAATCAAGGATCAATCGATCCGTTCCGGCGGAAACAAAACGATCGGTTCTCCTTTGGAAGACCTTTCTCCCGAACAAAGAAAACTACTTCAGTCGATCGTGGACGATCTGTACGAAAAGTTTTTCGAAGTCGTTAAAACCGGAAGACCCGGAAAAAACGCGTCGGAACTCCGTAAGATCGCGGACGGAAGAATTTTCACCGCATCCCAGGCGTTGCATCACGGACTGATCGACAAGATCGGATATTTCGACAACGCGGTTCAAGAGACGATGTCGCTTCCGAATTACAAAAAATCTCCGGGGAACACGAATCCGAGAATCATTTATTATTCTCAAAGCACGGATAAGAGAGCGAACTTCTATCAGGTTCAATCTCCCGAGTTAAGACCGGATTCGCCTATCTCTAAGATTTTAGGAACGGGAAGACAGGTTCGTTTTCTATATCTCTGGTCCTACTAA
- a CDS encoding aldose 1-epimerase, translating into MTEIFSDRSRLKFTDSGNQILSWTWKHPNQGKEFEIISGYEEKEHFFRSGSYLMFPWVNRHTGDSIRLGEDRISLSGIGSKDANGYSSHGLAYAWKRKIVERSERRIRFELIPDDSVRDFDLAKILIREEYSLESIFGEEVLTLRTSFKNQTEVPFRFCYGYHPYFRMNSSQRPCVLRSNLVKQIPLQEDLTPVYPIYGFETDRFSLEKVPALDSLFYGEDAWVTLQVPEDSYQVCVQANAFKEDEIRLSYFQIYTNFPGNRIAIEPMSAPGNAVFNGFSLTTILPEEEKSGSFQILLSGL; encoded by the coding sequence GTGACGGAAATTTTCAGCGATCGCTCCCGTTTGAAGTTCACCGATTCGGGAAATCAAATTCTTTCCTGGACTTGGAAACACCCGAATCAAGGCAAAGAGTTCGAAATCATTTCGGGTTATGAGGAGAAGGAACATTTCTTTCGTTCCGGTTCCTATCTGATGTTTCCTTGGGTCAATCGTCATACGGGCGATTCGATTCGATTGGGAGAAGATCGGATTTCTCTTTCCGGAATCGGGAGCAAAGACGCAAACGGTTATTCCTCTCACGGACTCGCGTACGCTTGGAAACGAAAGATCGTGGAACGATCCGAACGAAGGATCCGGTTCGAGTTGATTCCGGACGATTCCGTTCGCGATTTCGATTTAGCAAAGATCTTGATACGCGAAGAATATTCTCTCGAATCCATTTTCGGAGAAGAAGTTCTTACGCTTCGAACGAGTTTTAAAAATCAAACCGAGGTTCCGTTTCGATTCTGCTACGGGTATCATCCGTATTTTCGAATGAATTCTTCGCAACGACCTTGTGTTCTTCGGTCTAACCTTGTGAAACAGATTCCTTTACAAGAAGATCTGACTCCGGTTTATCCCATCTACGGTTTTGAAACGGATCGATTCTCATTGGAGAAGGTTCCCGCGTTGGATTCTTTATTTTACGGAGAAGACGCATGGGTCACTCTTCAGGTTCCGGAAGATTCTTACCAAGTATGCGTTCAAGCGAACGCATTTAAGGAAGACGAGATACGGCTTTCGTATTTTCAAATCTACACGAACTTCCCCGGAAATCGAATCGCAATCGAACCGATGAGCGCGCCGGGGAACGCGGTTTTCAACGGATTTTCTTTGACGACAATCCTTCCCGAAGAAGAAAAGAGCGGAAGTTTTCAAATTCTGCTTTCCGGGTTGTGA
- a CDS encoding DNA repair helicase XPB — protein sequence MSKPLIVQSDKTMLLEVDNPEFEACQSIVSKFAELEKSPEYLHTYRISPLSLWNAASIKMTADEIVECLEKFSRYSVPKNIVNEIREQISRYGKVKLVKEESGELAIISNEKGFLQEIGNHRAVQPFIETTFPDKIYIKKEYRGHIKQALIKIGFPVEDLAGYDEGNKYGFNLRPESISGKKFGMRDYQRACVEVFHAGGGNEGGSGVVVLPCGAGKTIVGIGVMQIVGAETLILVTNTLSIRQWRNEILDKTDIPPEDIGEYSGEVKEIRPITIATYNILTHRKKKGGDFTHFHLFSANNWGLIVYDEVHLLPAPVFRMTSELQAKRRLGLTATLVREDGLEEDVFSLIGPKKYDVPWKELESKSWIAEAKCKEIRVNMEDDLRLKYSIADDREKFRLASENPEKMKAIDLIMKKHSESHLLVIGQYINQLEEISKKFNIPLITGKTPLPERQTLYDAFRSGKIKSLVVSKVANFSIDLPDANIAIQVSGTFGSRQEEAQRLGRILRPKGHDNTAVFYSLISRDTNEERFGQNRQLFLTEQGYEYEIYTLDQFREAQEELAQLQLNNV from the coding sequence ATGAGCAAACCCTTAATCGTTCAGAGTGATAAAACTATGCTTTTGGAGGTCGATAACCCCGAGTTTGAAGCCTGTCAGAGCATCGTTTCCAAATTTGCAGAATTAGAAAAAAGTCCGGAATACCTTCATACGTATAGAATTTCTCCACTTTCCCTTTGGAACGCCGCGTCGATCAAGATGACCGCGGACGAAATCGTAGAATGTCTGGAAAAATTCTCCAGATACTCCGTTCCCAAGAACATCGTAAACGAAATCCGCGAACAGATCAGTCGTTACGGAAAAGTTAAACTCGTTAAGGAAGAATCCGGAGAACTCGCAATCATCTCGAATGAAAAAGGATTTCTCCAAGAAATCGGAAATCACAGGGCCGTTCAACCCTTCATCGAAACGACCTTTCCCGATAAGATTTATATCAAAAAAGAATACCGCGGGCATATCAAACAAGCGTTGATCAAGATCGGTTTCCCCGTGGAAGACCTTGCCGGTTACGACGAGGGAAACAAATACGGTTTTAATCTCAGACCCGAGAGCATCAGCGGTAAGAAGTTCGGAATGCGCGACTACCAAAGGGCTTGTGTGGAAGTATTTCACGCGGGCGGCGGTAACGAAGGCGGTTCCGGCGTGGTCGTTCTTCCTTGCGGCGCGGGGAAAACCATCGTTGGGATCGGTGTGATGCAGATTGTAGGCGCGGAAACGCTGATTCTCGTTACGAACACTCTTTCCATCCGCCAATGGAGAAACGAAATTCTCGATAAAACCGACATTCCGCCCGAGGATATCGGCGAATATTCCGGTGAAGTCAAAGAGATTCGTCCGATCACGATCGCGACCTATAACATTCTTACCCATAGAAAGAAGAAGGGAGGGGATTTTACCCACTTCCATCTTTTCAGCGCGAACAACTGGGGACTGATCGTTTATGACGAGGTTCACTTACTTCCCGCTCCGGTTTTCCGTATGACTTCCGAACTTCAGGCAAAAAGAAGACTCGGTTTAACCGCAACGCTCGTGCGCGAGGACGGTTTGGAAGAGGACGTGTTCTCCCTGATCGGACCGAAAAAATACGACGTTCCTTGGAAGGAACTGGAAAGCAAGTCTTGGATCGCGGAAGCGAAGTGTAAGGAAATCCGAGTCAATATGGAAGACGATCTGCGTCTTAAGTATTCCATTGCGGACGACCGCGAAAAGTTCAGACTCGCCTCCGAAAATCCGGAAAAAATGAAGGCGATCGACCTCATCATGAAAAAACATTCCGAGTCGCATCTGCTCGTGATCGGACAATACATCAATCAGCTGGAAGAAATATCAAAGAAATTTAATATTCCTCTGATTACCGGTAAAACCCCGCTTCCGGAAAGACAGACTCTCTACGATGCGTTCCGTTCCGGAAAGATCAAATCTCTCGTCGTGAGTAAGGTCGCGAACTTTTCGATCGACCTTCCCGACGCGAACATCGCGATCCAGGTTTCGGGAACGTTCGGTTCCAGACAGGAAGAAGCGCAGAGATTGGGCCGAATTCTCAGACCGAAAGGACACGACAACACAGCGGTGTTCTATTCTCTGATTTCAAGAGATACGAACGAGGAGCGTTTCGGTCAAAACCGTCAGCTCTTTCTTACGGAACAGGGATACGAATACGAAATTTATACTTTGGATCAATTCCGCGAAGCGCAGGAAGAATTGGCTCAGCTCCAGCTGAACAACGTCTAA
- a CDS encoding pyridoxal phosphate-dependent aminotransferase encodes MDLSAKRLNVIEPSPTLVITAKANELKKKGEDIVSFGAGEPDFETPSHIRDAAKQAIDKGMTRYTAVSGTVELKEAIVTKFKRDNGLDYDKNQVIIGTGGKQVIYNYFLATLNAGDEVIIPAPYWVSYADIVRLAEGVPVIVTTTPESNFQITPEQLKKAITPKTKCLILNSPSNPTGAGYSKKDLEALADVVLAAGIQVMSDDIYEKIVYDGFSFSNLAMVSPELKKLTFVINGVSKTYAMTGWRIGYGAGDISIVKNMETIQSQSTSNPSSISQAAAQAAIGGDQACVEEMRKAFETRRNLIVAQLNAIPGVKCNNPQGAFYVFPYLTDVYKTPGFEKLKKESSETSLSKVFCNVLLEKYKVAAVPGIAFGEDQALRLSYAMGEADIKRGVERIAQMIGDLSK; translated from the coding sequence ATGGATCTCAGCGCAAAAAGGCTGAACGTCATCGAACCTTCTCCCACACTCGTAATCACCGCAAAGGCGAACGAGTTGAAAAAAAAAGGAGAAGACATTGTAAGTTTCGGAGCCGGTGAACCCGATTTCGAAACCCCGTCCCATATCCGAGACGCCGCAAAACAGGCGATCGATAAGGGAATGACGCGTTATACGGCTGTTTCCGGAACGGTGGAACTCAAAGAGGCGATCGTCACGAAATTCAAACGGGACAACGGACTCGATTACGATAAGAATCAGGTGATCATCGGAACCGGCGGAAAGCAGGTCATCTACAACTACTTTCTCGCGACCCTCAACGCGGGAGACGAGGTCATCATTCCCGCTCCGTATTGGGTGAGTTATGCGGACATCGTTCGTCTCGCGGAAGGTGTGCCCGTAATCGTTACGACCACTCCCGAAAGTAATTTTCAAATCACTCCCGAGCAATTGAAGAAGGCGATCACTCCTAAGACGAAATGTCTGATCCTGAATTCTCCGTCCAATCCGACGGGAGCGGGATATTCCAAAAAGGATCTCGAAGCCCTCGCGGATGTCGTTCTTGCGGCCGGAATCCAAGTGATGAGCGACGATATCTACGAGAAGATTGTTTACGACGGATTTTCCTTTTCCAATCTCGCGATGGTTTCTCCCGAACTCAAAAAACTGACCTTCGTCATCAACGGAGTTTCCAAAACCTACGCGATGACTGGATGGAGAATCGGGTACGGAGCGGGCGATATCAGCATCGTTAAAAACATGGAAACGATTCAAAGTCAGTCCACTTCCAATCCGTCTTCGATTTCTCAAGCGGCGGCCCAGGCTGCGATCGGGGGAGATCAGGCTTGTGTGGAAGAAATGAGAAAGGCTTTTGAAACAAGAAGAAATCTCATCGTCGCTCAATTGAACGCGATTCCCGGAGTGAAGTGCAACAATCCGCAAGGAGCGTTCTACGTGTTTCCGTATTTGACCGATGTCTACAAAACGCCGGGTTTTGAAAAACTAAAGAAAGAATCTTCGGAAACTTCCTTGAGTAAAGTCTTCTGCAACGTATTATTAGAAAAGTATAAAGTAGCAGCAGTTCCCGGAATCGCATTTGGTGAAGACCAGGCGCTTAGACTTTCTTATGCGATGGGAGAAGCGGATATAAAACGCGGAGTAGAACGAATCGCACAAATGATCGGGGACTTGAGCAAGTAA
- a CDS encoding alpha/beta fold hydrolase, whose amino-acid sequence MSAVDLNSRKIEFQNERFLSPVCGPILVLHGLFGSSKNWLSVGDFLSRYGDVYLMDLRNHGDSPHSSEHSLASMVEDMEVWIAKNGIENPVILGHSMGGLVSMGFALKNPNIPSILLIEDIAPKDYPFHYESEMACLRTDVSGFNSRQEIDAALTKILPDAFVRNFLEMNLERREEGGYRWKLNVEGIAGSPRLLRDFFGRYANRPYQRQTYFITGGISEYFLKEDRPTARSFFPNSKFYEIPGGDHYMHFTKAAEFRRIVESILEKSDDSEFAIA is encoded by the coding sequence ATGTCTGCAGTAGATCTCAATTCGCGCAAGATCGAATTTCAAAACGAGAGATTTCTTTCTCCCGTTTGCGGACCGATCCTCGTTTTACACGGGCTCTTCGGTTCCTCGAAGAACTGGCTGAGCGTAGGAGATTTTTTGAGTCGGTATGGCGACGTGTATTTGATGGATCTTCGAAATCACGGGGATTCTCCTCATTCTTCCGAACATTCTCTCGCATCGATGGTGGAAGATATGGAAGTCTGGATCGCAAAAAACGGAATCGAAAATCCGGTGATTCTCGGACATTCCATGGGCGGGCTCGTTTCGATGGGATTTGCATTAAAGAATCCGAATATTCCATCCATCTTATTGATCGAGGACATCGCGCCGAAGGATTATCCGTTTCATTACGAAAGCGAAATGGCTTGTTTGCGGACCGACGTTTCCGGCTTCAATTCCAGACAGGAAATCGACGCGGCTTTGACGAAGATTCTCCCCGACGCGTTCGTCCGGAATTTTTTGGAAATGAACCTGGAACGCAGAGAAGAGGGCGGCTATCGTTGGAAACTCAACGTGGAAGGAATCGCCGGGTCGCCTCGTCTTTTACGGGATTTTTTCGGTCGTTATGCGAATCGGCCCTACCAACGGCAAACCTACTTTATCACCGGAGGAATTTCGGAATACTTTCTCAAAGAGGATCGGCCTACGGCGCGTTCTTTCTTTCCGAATTCAAAGTTTTACGAAATTCCGGGAGGCGATCATTATATGCACTTCACCAAAGCGGCCGAGTTCCGCAGAATTGTGGAATCTATCTTAGAGAAGTCCGACGATTCTGAATTTGCAATAGCGTAA
- a CDS encoding sodium:solute symporter family transporter, producing MHFSILDLIVLLSYVVLVLFSGWFTSRKKDKDSSSYFLAGRELSWIPLSFSIVATETSTLTFLNIPGLSYSGNLTFLGLGLGFVLGRILVAQWFIPMYYQSGFISVYEWVGMRYGKISQKTVTFLFKLTRILGDGVRMYASAIPVAILLEVFLKQYSSIEAETLHVEILSLLLISAITILYTVQGGFRSVVWVDSLQFLIYVAGGIFAFFYLGSLLFEKGFDVVSLVNKANDANKLRIFEWSEFSSPYFLPTAIVGGILLTLGTHGVDQMFVQRVLACRSESDAKKAMISSGIFVFFQFVLFLSIGILLYFYYEGSSLPKDKVFSKFILEEVPSPITGFLLAAILASAMSTLSSSINSLSLTTKVDLGFEKFGSGTLSLFWGMILLLSSLLPLFLTTGKTGLVELGLSIASYTVGPIIAVFLSGRITAFSYMQNLKDSNASWAIGLTPVITLVFGKSTGSGFTLLVPFGIGTCLLIGLTLLQIQNRRTSLR from the coding sequence ATGCACTTTTCCATTTTAGATCTGATCGTTCTTTTATCCTACGTGGTTTTGGTTCTGTTTTCCGGCTGGTTTACATCCAGAAAGAAGGATAAGGATTCTTCTTCTTACTTTCTTGCCGGAAGAGAACTGTCTTGGATTCCGCTTAGTTTTTCGATCGTTGCAACCGAAACTTCCACGCTTACCTTTTTGAATATCCCGGGTTTGAGTTACTCGGGCAACCTCACCTTTCTCGGACTCGGATTGGGTTTCGTTTTGGGGAGAATCCTCGTCGCACAATGGTTCATCCCGATGTATTACCAATCCGGCTTTATCTCGGTGTATGAATGGGTGGGAATGAGATACGGAAAAATTTCCCAGAAGACGGTGACGTTTCTCTTTAAACTCACGCGAATCTTAGGAGACGGAGTGAGAATGTACGCTTCCGCGATTCCGGTCGCGATTCTTTTGGAAGTATTCTTAAAACAATACTCCTCGATAGAAGCGGAAACCCTGCACGTAGAAATTTTAAGTCTTCTATTGATTTCGGCGATTACGATTCTTTATACGGTGCAAGGCGGATTTCGTTCCGTGGTTTGGGTGGATTCGTTGCAGTTTCTGATTTATGTTGCCGGCGGAATCTTCGCGTTCTTTTACCTGGGTTCCCTTTTATTCGAAAAAGGATTCGACGTCGTAAGTCTCGTAAACAAGGCGAACGACGCGAACAAGTTGCGGATTTTTGAATGGAGTGAATTTTCTTCTCCGTATTTTTTACCGACTGCGATTGTGGGCGGAATTCTTTTGACGTTGGGAACGCACGGGGTCGATCAGATGTTCGTACAAAGGGTTCTTGCGTGCCGTTCCGAATCGGATGCAAAGAAAGCGATGATTTCATCCGGGATTTTCGTTTTTTTCCAGTTCGTATTATTTTTGAGCATCGGGATTCTATTATATTTTTATTATGAAGGTTCGAGCCTTCCCAAGGACAAAGTCTTTTCCAAGTTCATTCTCGAAGAGGTGCCTTCCCCGATCACCGGGTTTTTACTCGCGGCGATCTTGGCTTCCGCAATGTCCACGCTTTCCAGCTCGATCAATTCCCTTTCGCTGACGACCAAGGTGGATCTCGGATTTGAAAAATTCGGTTCGGGCACGCTCAGTCTATTCTGGGGAATGATCCTTTTGTTGAGTTCTTTGCTTCCTCTCTTTTTGACGACCGGCAAAACGGGACTTGTGGAATTGGGACTTTCGATCGCATCCTACACGGTCGGACCGATCATCGCGGTTTTTCTCAGCGGAAGAATAACAGCGTTTTCGTATATGCAGAATTTAAAGGATAGCAACGCGTCCTGGGCGATCGGACTGACTCCCGTGATCACGTTAGTCTTCGGGAAATCGACCGGTTCCGGATTCACTCTTTTGGTTCCTTTTGGAATCGGAACCTGTCTTTTGATCGGACTTACGCTATTGCAAATTCAGAATCGTCGGACTTCTCTAAGATAG
- the thrB gene encoding homoserine kinase, protein MTSIRQYSIRVPGTSANLGPGFDLFGLAFRIYNRFQFQFHAGKEFKTSVKGMDVLPFAPDEDMVLSSYQSYFRKFLPGQEPVPYSLHMDLNLPMKGGLGSSASAAVAGVCAARFAHKQFFPKISLPKENEFLYHLGQIEGHPDNTIPAYLGGFVFAYFNGERLEYVKKKFPKRVRCFLIVPDLETSTHQSRKTLPSSYSTEDVIFNMSRIATWMEFLDSGKVDLLKLALEDRVHTPYRMHSEFALNPFLKEVEKHLIGYSLSGSGPSVLLFSERSKAMRVEKILREKLAEFTAKTHFNCQILSLKVEEDGISESVREIKIF, encoded by the coding sequence ATGACTTCGATTCGACAATATTCCATTCGAGTTCCCGGAACCTCGGCCAATTTGGGTCCGGGTTTTGATCTATTCGGTCTCGCGTTTCGAATCTACAACCGATTTCAGTTTCAATTTCACGCGGGTAAAGAATTCAAAACCTCCGTCAAGGGAATGGATGTTTTACCGTTCGCTCCGGACGAGGACATGGTTCTATCTTCGTATCAATCCTACTTTCGAAAATTTCTTCCGGGACAAGAACCCGTTCCATATTCTTTACACATGGATCTGAATCTTCCGATGAAGGGCGGTTTGGGTTCGAGTGCGAGCGCGGCTGTCGCGGGTGTTTGCGCCGCGAGATTCGCGCACAAACAGTTCTTTCCGAAGATTTCTCTTCCGAAAGAAAACGAATTTCTGTATCATCTCGGGCAAATCGAAGGACATCCGGACAATACGATTCCCGCGTATTTAGGCGGTTTCGTGTTTGCGTATTTCAACGGGGAACGGCTGGAATACGTTAAAAAGAAATTTCCTAAAAGGGTTCGCTGTTTTCTGATCGTTCCCGATCTCGAAACTTCCACGCATCAATCCCGCAAAACTTTGCCGAGTTCGTATTCGACCGAAGACGTGATCTTCAATATGAGCCGGATCGCGACCTGGATGGAGTTTTTGGATTCGGGAAAGGTCGATCTTTTGAAACTTGCGCTGGAGGATCGGGTTCATACTCCGTATCGAATGCATTCCGAATTTGCGCTCAATCCGTTTTTAAAGGAAGTCGAAAAGCATCTCATCGGTTATTCCCTTTCGGGCAGCGGTCCTTCCGTTCTTTTGTTTTCGGAAAGAAGCAAGGCGATGCGCGTCGAAAAGATTCTACGGGAAAAACTGGCGGAGTTTACCGCAAAGACTCACTTCAACTGTCAGATTCTTTCCTTAAAGGTAGAAGAAGACGGAATTTCCGAGTCGGTCAGGGAAATTAAAATTTTCTAA